The Chloroherpetonaceae bacterium genome window below encodes:
- a CDS encoding DUF4293 family protein: MLLRPQSLLLAISITCALLNVNTLPLWDYRFEDAEGLMRVFAFGRFGFGGGSVTLQFWAMNGSIGLLILFSISALLFFKNRIWQERLTALAMISSILSIGFSLFAVFGLTVKLGAGSVSHIPQVGFYLLLLIPFLLGFARSLIRKDEETASAYRRL, encoded by the coding sequence ATGCTTTTAAGACCACAGTCTTTATTGCTTGCAATCTCAATCACTTGCGCACTATTGAATGTCAATACTCTTCCGCTATGGGATTATCGCTTTGAGGATGCAGAGGGCCTTATGAGGGTTTTTGCATTTGGACGATTCGGGTTCGGGGGCGGGAGTGTAACCTTGCAATTTTGGGCAATGAATGGGTCAATAGGATTGCTAATTCTTTTCTCTATCTCTGCGCTACTTTTTTTTAAGAATCGAATATGGCAAGAGCGATTAACTGCTTTAGCAATGATTTCCTCAATTCTTTCTATCGGGTTTTCACTTTTTGCAGTTTTTGGGCTAACTGTAAAATTAGGAGCTGGGAGTGTTTCGCATATTCCGCAAGTTGGATTTTATTTGCTTCTTCTAATTCCCTTTTTACTTGGTTTTGCTCGTTCATTAATCAGAAAGGATGAAGAAACAGCAAGTGCTTACCGAAGGCTATAA
- a CDS encoding phosphatase PAP2 family protein, translated as MPEPLQELNESLFFTINNGLQNPVNDYLIGYSTFLGDGKFLFPILVISLFLFRRTEFLKYLLLAVSTFAIAGIVLNLMKAMFGMPRPLTFFKESIEIGQVAINVMFEPLYYHSFPSGHSQTAFTAAHFISKVFLRSGEGEQMFLWKGLPYLVAIVVGISRIYVGAHFPIDVFIGALLGWGISSGLWWFYVKMKLVSKI; from the coding sequence ATGCCCGAACCACTTCAAGAACTCAACGAGTCATTATTCTTTACGATCAACAATGGACTTCAAAATCCAGTCAATGACTATTTGATTGGCTATTCAACCTTTTTAGGTGATGGCAAATTTTTATTTCCGATTCTTGTGATTTCATTGTTCCTTTTTCGACGAACTGAGTTTTTAAAGTACCTGCTTCTTGCAGTCAGTACTTTTGCAATTGCAGGGATTGTTCTAAATCTTATGAAAGCAATGTTTGGTATGCCTCGTCCTTTAACTTTTTTTAAGGAATCGATAGAAATAGGGCAAGTTGCAATTAATGTGATGTTTGAACCATTGTATTATCATTCATTCCCTTCGGGTCACTCTCAAACGGCATTCACGGCGGCACATTTTATTTCAAAAGTATTTTTAAGGAGCGGAGAGGGTGAGCAGATGTTTCTCTGGAAAGGCTTGCCTTATCTGGTCGCAATTGTCGTGGGAATATCAAGAATTTATGTTGGAGCGCACTTTCCGATTGATGTATTTATTGGCGCACTTTTGGGATGGGGAATCTCAAGTGGCCTTTGGTGGTTTTATGTAAAAATGAAACTGGTCTCAAAAATTTAA